A window from Flavobacterium sp. 83 encodes these proteins:
- a CDS encoding MFS transporter produces the protein MIDLNFLGRFKTKAKFKKTYKDAKISYLNRIRWAVSMFYFGMGLCFATWASRIPDIKTALHLSSGELGSILFAVPLGQLVVMPFSGKLVTRFGSHRILFISAILYVFSLTNLGLASTSWQLSLGLFVFGIFGNLTNIAVNTQGVYTEELFKKTIMSSFHGMWSFAGFTGALVGLGMLALELTPYEHFLIVAGVVLLMIAFNYKFLVKAKETIKTEKKKLFTKPDSALIWLGIIGFCCMASEGVMFDWSGVYFKDVIKAPGPLVILGYTSFMIMMAGGRFFGDGLIHKFGRKPVMQISGIMISAGLFTSVFFPFIIPSTIAFMFVGVGVSTIVPTLYSIAGKNPTVPPGEALTIVSSVSFLGFLMGPPVIGYIAELSSLRFSFAFIGIFGFLIAFMVSRIKAIQ, from the coding sequence TTGATAGATTTAAACTTTTTAGGCAGGTTCAAAACCAAAGCAAAATTCAAAAAAACGTATAAAGATGCCAAGATTTCTTATCTAAATAGAATTCGATGGGCGGTATCTATGTTTTATTTTGGAATGGGTTTGTGTTTTGCCACTTGGGCAAGTAGAATCCCGGATATCAAAACGGCATTGCATTTAAGTTCAGGAGAATTAGGGTCAATATTATTTGCAGTACCATTAGGACAATTGGTAGTGATGCCTTTCTCCGGAAAATTAGTCACCCGTTTTGGGAGCCACCGCATCCTTTTCATCTCAGCAATATTATATGTTTTTAGTTTGACAAATCTAGGTTTGGCTTCAACTTCATGGCAACTATCATTAGGGTTGTTTGTTTTTGGAATATTTGGAAACTTAACTAATATAGCTGTAAATACACAAGGTGTTTATACCGAAGAGCTTTTCAAGAAAACCATCATGTCCTCTTTTCACGGGATGTGGAGTTTTGCAGGATTTACCGGTGCATTAGTTGGTTTAGGAATGTTAGCGCTAGAACTTACGCCATACGAACATTTTTTAATAGTGGCTGGAGTTGTGCTATTGATGATTGCTTTTAATTATAAATTCCTGGTAAAAGCCAAAGAAACCATCAAAACCGAAAAGAAAAAATTATTTACAAAACCAGATAGTGCCTTAATTTGGCTTGGTATAATTGGTTTTTGCTGCATGGCGAGCGAAGGAGTCATGTTTGACTGGAGCGGTGTTTATTTCAAAGATGTAATCAAAGCACCTGGACCATTAGTGATTTTAGGTTATACTTCGTTTATGATTATGATGGCTGGAGGGCGCTTTTTTGGTGATGGCCTGATACATAAATTTGGAAGAAAACCAGTCATGCAAATCAGCGGAATAATGATTTCAGCGGGATTATTTACCTCTGTATTTTTCCCATTTATAATTCCGTCAACTATTGCATTTATGTTCGTAGGAGTTGGTGTTTCCACTATTGTCCCTACTTTATATAGTATTGCAGGAAAAAACCCAACAGTTCCTCCCGGTGAAGCTTTAACAATAGTTTCAAGCGTAAGTTTCCTTGGATTTTTAATGGGGCCACCCGTTATAGGATATATTGCTGAATTATCCAGCTTGCGATTCTCATTCGCTTTTATAGGTATTTTTGGTTTTCTGATTGCATTCATGGTTTCCAGAATCAAGGCAATTCAGTAG